The Branchiostoma lanceolatum isolate klBraLanc5 chromosome 1, klBraLanc5.hap2, whole genome shotgun sequence genomic sequence TACCAAACATTAACCCATGTGCTGTCCTGAAGAAGAACATTGCAAGCTAGTGGTATTTGGGTGTGGGACATTTTCATACTTTCTCTTGATCCATCTTTATCATTTTAACACATATAGATTCAGGGGTAGAATACTGACTTACAGCTCTACCGTAAATGTGAACGCCGTTGTTCAAACTAAACATCATAGAAATTCATACTATCATACTCATATAAAACctctctatatacatgtacataacttcATAAATAGAAAATATCTGCGCTGCTGTATTCATCTCCAGCACGATGTAAATGCCCCCCGGAATCGTGACAGTGCCCTGGCCACCCCTCGCAGCTTCCTCTTCACCCACCTCCTGGCAGGGTGAGCCCGTCGCTGCCTGTAGTAGTCCGCGTACTCTTGGTACGTATACGTGACTGGGGAGACTTGATCGGCCACCATTTCCTGGAGCACCTCCAGCGGGAGCGACAGCTGCTGAATCCTTAGCCGGACGGACTCGGTGGATCTGTTTACGATGTCGTGGAGCTCGGCCGCCGTCTTGTCCTGGACGGACTGGAAGTCGACTGCGACCAGCCGGCCCGTCGGCAGCGTCGCAATGCTGTCGGCAGCTTGGAACACCAGGTGGCATCGCTCCATGTCAGGGGTGAACGTTGTGAGCAGAGATAATCCGAACTGACCGAAGTTGTTCCTATAAAGAACAAAATGCGGCTGAAGGACGGGGGTGCTTTCCGTGGCCTTTGTGGCTGCGTCGGTCAGATGCTGGGTGGGGGCCGGCTCCACTAGCTTCACGGCTAGAGACTGCCTGCGAACAGGCTTCCGCGGCGTCACGGTGATGGTCGTCTGGGACGTTTCGTCCGGCAGACCCATGAGAAGCGTGCGGAGTAGCTGCTCTTGCCTCACGGCAAGGGCCCTCTGGGCATTTTTTGCGGTCGCAGACCGGATGCGGGGTGGCTTGTTTGGCCTAACGGCATCTTTGCCGGCCACAGACTGGGTACGGGATGGCTTCACCGTAACCTTCGTGTTGCCAGCCGCGTCACCAAGCACAAGGCTGCGCAGAAGATCTTCTGCGGCAGGCTCCACGTCATCCGACGTCGCACCATCAGTGTCGCCAATGAGGTGGGGTTTGGGTGGTCTATGTGGACTCACGCTAGCCGCCGACTCTGACGAGGTGGTGCTCGCCTTTCCCTCCAGCTCGTCCTTGATGTCTCGTACTGAACGTCTGTGTTTAGAGAAGAAGATTTATATCACACATTGTCCTTGTGGACGCAATCGTACATGCTTCTATTTTAACGAGAGGACGAGTACACTGACGAGTAATGGTGGAATTTTTGTGCGGTTATGATCGAGATGCTCAAAtcttttacataacataaaccgAAAACATTCTACCATAGAAAGCCGATAGAAGACTCATGAACAAACCCAAGTTGTCACTCCTTTTactgacacctacccacatatcaaatatcttagGGATTCATTCgaagcttctcgagttatgatgtTCACAATCCACCCCACAGACAATCCCACAAATGACACcgaaaactttgttttctttgcgaACCCGAATCCGTTGTGAAGTAATTAAATGAATCATATATAGATTACATGTTTAGCGCACGGCATTCAGTACCCTGGAAAGGCGTCAGGGAGTCCATAATCAAACCTTGATATTTGCTAAAACCcatccacataccaaacatgCCTTACAGATACAACTATAACTTCTCGAAGCTGCCCATTAACAAAAACACagtacagacaaacacacagacgccATCGAACACATGATTTGTTTGCGAACGTAAGTACCTGCTCAGGACTTGGTCTGCATCAGGCAGTGTCAGGACGGGTGTGATGCCAGCAGCTGCATGACAGGGCTGGCTGGTCAGGGCCTCGAAACTGCCCACGAGTTTGCTCACGTGAGTCGACCTGTAAAGTGTGcaaaatatatatctatacTAGCTACAACAGTATTTGAATACTTGGCTTTCGCTTTCTGTTATTTTCATAGGTAACCAACAAAAGTATAAAGTCTTATCCTAAACTGCATTGTCTCTTGTAcagtagattatgttttataTAATTGTCAATAAGTAGCATAAACTGTCATTCACTGTTTCTGATACAGTTGCTGACTAAGaaagttatcatcattatgTGCTGAAGAGAAATGTCCAATAAGAAATGCCGACATATGGTTCAAAACTTTCTGCACTGTTGCTGACCGGGAAACACTGTCAAGGTCGTACAGCATGACAAAAGATTAGATTCCATCACTGTAACACACTTCAAGTGTTAAACAAGGCGAAACAAGGGATGCTAACTTACCTGGCCAGTAGGTCCTTTCTCAACTTGCCTTTTTCCATTTTCAACTCGAGATACACTCGAAAATCAACTaacaaacaacaagaaataGCGGATAAACACGGAAACGATCCGTTCGTGTCCGCAGGTGATTTGTTTGTGCCGGTTGCTGCGGGAGCGAATCGCAGACTTGTTCTGGAACATCATTGACTAATTATTGTTGCTTCATGAAGTTCTTGAACCGCAGTTTGACTTGACGGCGTTTAGCAACAAATTTTCTTGTACCATCCTAAATCATTGTCCCGTCGTactttttttttgaaattttcgtTTCTAAAGTGAGCTAGAGCTACGTTGTCGCAATTTTTGAGCAACGAAAAACTTTTTGCGAGAACTTGGGTTTACCGCAAAGGCCTGTGGGACGGCATGATGACGTCACGAACATGGCGGTCATTTCAAGCGACGATGGTTCCAGCTAAGTCGGGCCGGCATTTCAGTCTGTTTTACAGGAGAAAGGTATCGTTTTGTATCTTTGATTCTGTCAGAACACCTTTCACAGACtacagttgatttgattttagaaGAACATGCGTGTTGCTGCATCAGTTGACCCGTATCGGGACATTGTTTTGGGTAGTAATTTGTGTGAAAATATCGTCTGCTATGCATGGAGCTGGAGGGGCAGCCGTTGGTTGATGATCCAGAAATGACACTTTCCTCAGTTAAATcagaacaacagcaacaaaatatACTTTCAGTCAATAATGTCAGTCTTTGCCATAGATAGATCAACATCATTTATATCTGGTGTGTCTTTCTAGAGGGCGAATATCATGTGTCGATTGCTTGAATTGCACGAATTTGCTGCACAAGAAATTTTCATTTGGTGTATAATGTTGATCTGAGTCACTCAGTGTTGcatctagcctggtcccagtctctaggggtcggcctaggggtgttttaccgggcccagtctgcatTATTGAATCGTATCTGATAGCCTATCtatacttagctgccatatagaattttcgctgccaccctactaatctaatccaaggccatAAACACACCCCGatcggactaagctgtctgggtgGGCGGGGTCACTccctgcgccgtagagatatcgaggagcccccggccccgatggtatggtttccaggctatgtgGCATCATGATCAGTGTGTGTATCTTGACATCATCAACAGTGCAGATTGTAGGATGCAGGACGACTTCATCGACTCATTCTTCTTTGGACAGAGTGATGCAGATGATAACAGGTGATCATTAAAAAAAGATTCACAATGCAATGTGATGTTTTAACAGTCATCATTTGATGCCCGTGGCCTATGGTTTTCCTTGAATTGCTTGATCAAACTTATCAGTTGTTATCAACATTACTAACATGTTGTACTTTGGCGAAATAAGTTGAGTTTTATAGTGtgattaaaacatagaaatcaaaattaaaatgTTACACAGTATGCATGCACAAACCACTGGTCTTGTCATTTCTGCTATTTAATAGCTCCTCATTTGCactgaagaaaaagaacaagaatgaCTTTAAGTAGTTTAATACACAGAAAGACCAGGACATTTTGACTGCCTGTAGTGCTAGCTCCACaaatgaaactagagttccacgacctcataccttcgccaaatgattttaaccattgtgactgacgtattaggagtgtttctcatcaattataaatcagaccagttgattgtcttaaaatatgacatgtccaaagtataagcttaacaaaatatgaccttaagaaggttatgctaatattgatcatcaattatgcaattgatgcccttattagcataatttgattcaacgatgttcacattcacataacttcccgatgccacaaaaaaggattgaatgcataaaatttccatcatttaccagtatggaattatagtagtttctcatttaagtatgcaaattaggcccacatttgcatattttctatcttcaacattcctctcttcctcagttacaatttgaatagtcacatcatggcacaaagcagatttctaaagttgcctcattaattgtacaaattagcatctgatttgcataattattgtccaatcattctaagcatcacacaagctatctacagaccaaaaatcatgaccatccatcaaggccatcttaagttatagtattttctcattaattatgcaaatgaggtcttcatttgcatagttcatatcaattaatatttctctcttcctcagttacatatgtcacatgtttcagagtcctatcatggaatttggcggatgtataaacttccctcattagttatgcaaattagatactgatttgcataaaaatatCTAATCATGtccatcatcactcaagctatctacttaccaaaaatcattgccatccatcaagcccttcttgagttattccctttcaaagtcagatgcaaaacctgctcctgcagttccaaaaaagccgctagggggcccaaacccataccacttactctctgtccaaagagctatctaccactcaaagatcagttccatagcatgtccagaacacgagatatcaaaacaggaagttccgctgcagtaccgtaacaagccgctaggggacccaaaatctaatcatttccaagtctcatcaagacctacccacctaccaaatatcaagacaatccatccaagccttctcgagttatcctgtacattacatacacacatacatacatacatacaaacgctaccctctgcataaccttcttggcgaaggtaacaacacaCTGCATTTTGTGTGAcaatgaccccgttcacactcatttttttcaatcgcgattgaagtataatcgcgattgttcgatccgatcgcgattgaacgcaaagaaacttttgcgttcacactgcttttcgccaagtggattaaagtacgccgtgacccgatcgcgattgaagcacgattgaagcatgctatcggcgatcatctggtaaatgttgttgttgtccttgttgtccttgttttgtgtctatttttccgctagacattgtcacttggtgcggtaaatatccctctttcggtgacatttccccagtttggcctgcacctcctctctcccccagattgcgatgaggaccctggtctcctcatcgcgccatctgccaccagctgaagttgctgacggagttttattcttcttcttgggcattgttgacgatgaaaatttgttgttgttgtaaaagagcgatctgacgtgcggattgggtttgttttcccgcgcgatgcgaactatgaccccacgtacccgcatgtatgacctcccacccccggaaccagccaaAATCTCcaccgatcgcgatggaatgaatcgtagttgtgttcacactcaaaatttgataggattggattggatccgatcgcgattaatccaatcaaactacctccggaggtagttacaatccaatcgcgattggatcgttttggatcgttccaatcgcgattgggagcgttcacactgaaaaaatcaatcgcgatcggatcgattcaatcgcgattatacttcaatcgcgattgaaaaaaatgagtgtgaacggggtctacatcatttcatttcaataaCATCTTATCAGCATAGATATGTGTCTGTTCAGACTGGCATGAAAAAAGTAATTATAACACCTGTGGTAATTGTTGACAGGCAGAATGCAGAGGTACGCTACAGAGGCAACTGCAGCATCCCACCTCCCCCTGCATCCATGGACGAGTTTCCCTCTACACAGCTGCTGCAGGCATCTCAGGGACCACTGTCTCAGTTTGAGGGCAGACAGCAACCTTCAGGTCTAAATGTGTAATCAGTCATTTAGTGTCCGTATAATTACGATGAAATATTTATCTCATACTCAGTATGAGTCATAGTTGCTTATTGATGGCCAATACATTAATGACATACTTTCCTATCAATTTCTAGCAGAAAGGGTAGGAAAATCAGAACACAGAATTCTGAGTAAAAACCTTGTTACCGAAGGTATTTCTTTTGgtctttctgtgtgtttgtttgtttgtcttggcgTGTGTCCacagtttttttaaatattgtagCGTGTAAGCCACTGACAGGATGTGTGGTGGAAGTTGGTGTAATTGGAGATTGGCAAGATGTGAAGGTTTGCTGGGCCTGTCCCCAAAGTTGGTCCCCCAGGATGGGCTGATTGCCTTGGCCCAGGTCCATAGCTGCATAGGCAGGCAAATGTATGGACAGAATTAGAGAGaaattcataatcataaaaataaaaaacaagtacatgtacagtaattcaTAAAGACTATTTCCCAAGgtatttgatttcttatctgatcttTGTACCTTTCTCCAGGGTCTCCAAGTTCCCAAATGTCAAGTACACAGTCCAGAACCGATGTCCAGCATGATCTGACTGAAAAGATTCCTACTTTGTTGTCCCAAATTACCTCAATGGATGATGTCGTTATTCCACCAAGTCAAGCCTCCATCCATAAGGAGCTGACAGCATCTCAGAGACCTCAGAGTGTTTCTGCCTACAGAACTGCGAGGTACTGGGTTACTTCTTTTTTCTATAACTGAGTTGCTGTGCAATTAGCACAGTTAGTTTTGAATCTCTATGAGTGTGAGTGAGAGTCATAGGCCAGTTTGGAAAGCCaagtatgtacatgtgataGGTACACTACTTTATGATATAAAGAAACATTTCTATTGTATTTCTCTTTGCAGGCCATTGTTCAAACCTCCATTCAGACCTGCCACCAATTTCGGTAGAGCAGGGTACAATCTACCATCCATTCAACCAGAGTATGGCCAAGGGGAAAGACTCTCAGATGAGCCAAGACAGTACTCACAGCCTGAGCATATCATTCAGCAAAGGGGTATTCTACAGGGTAGACAGCCTACTAAGTCTAATACAACACCTGCAAGGTATGGTCCTTTGCAACAGAGCTATCTTACTCCATCTCAGTCAGAAGTGGAATCAAATAGACAACACTCAAGAAATCGTTCCACCAGGCAGCTCTATGGCAACACACCAATGCCTCTCACTATTCCAAGTAAGTCAACCTGCTTTCCTATAAAATTTTGTAGTGTTGAGTTTCTTTTAGAATTTTAGCAATGGTAGCCTTAAAGGATAAGGCTTATTAATTAGTGGTACTATCATATCTTAGTTTCGCCAATGACTAGTTTTTCAAGAGCTTGCCCTATATAAACTTTTAGATACAAAAGCGCAAATGTGAAAAAATTTCGGCATCAATGAAGATTTTCATCTTTCAGGTGTAACTCCAGGAGGCACGACAACAGGTGAAACAAGACAACTGAGATCAGTCCATGAGATCCGTATCCTTTTTCCAAATTTGTGAAATAAACATTGTCAGTAGCTGTTGATTTTGAGACAATAAAGATCTAGTCATGTGCCAGTATTCTATTTATCAAGAAAATGGTACAATGTGTATGCATAATGAAAAAAACAGATAAGTGTGATTTGACTCTCAGTCTGAAATAGAGGAagtgtgatgttttctgttgcaAATGATTGAATCCTTAATCATGTCATAGCTGACCAGTTCC encodes the following:
- the LOC136447399 gene encoding uncharacterized protein, whose amino-acid sequence is MGLPDETSQTTITVTPRKPVRRQSLAVKLVEPAPTQHLTDAATKATESTPVLQPHFVLYRNNFGQFGLSLLTTFTPDMERCHLVFQAADSIATLPTGRLVAVDFQSVQDKTAAELHDIVNRSTESVRLRIQQLSLPLEVLQEMVADQVSPVTYTYQEYADYYRQRRAHPARRWVKRKLRGVARALSRFRGAFTSCWR